In Zonotrichia albicollis isolate bZonAlb1 chromosome 5, bZonAlb1.hap1, whole genome shotgun sequence, the genomic window ACTTCCCTGGTGTAAATCCAGAAGGcagcacaagaggaaaggagtgacagaaggcaaaaatcagcccagTTCAAACAGTTAGAACTGAAATACCATAGATTAATAACAGATAGGGCAAACACGTCAGTACGTACTGAAGACCTCACAGGAGGTTTTACAGGAGTCCTGAACCAATATGGATCACTGGAAATTTAAGCTGTCCAGCCCCCAAAAGCCTTGTAATGCTAGATTTTAGCAAGTGAGCTTAGCACCTCCCTGTCCACATCCTGGAGAcccccaaaaagaaaaataaaattataggaCAGAATTACTCTCAGGGATATTCTGCTGTGCTTCCAGATGAGTTTTACCTGAAGCAAACCCTTAGCCCCTAAGGATGCCAATGATGTAGGAGCAGACACCATGCAGAGATTCCCAGCAGTGTTCCCGTGCCAGCTTCATTGcttctgtttcattttcagACCCTTGACCACGTTGGGCTGAGTCAGAGTTTTGCCCTGCTTCTTTCATAGGAATGGAATGGACTGATTTTCCCTGGTTTGCTATCTCTTCTGGCTCCATACCAGCAGCTATTTGCCTCATGAGAGCCTCTGGGGGAGCCTTTTGGCACATGGTGGTCTTCAACACTTCCATGGGTTCGCAAGCGTGTGGGACCTTTCTGAGTTCTGCGGCGATCTGATTCCAGTAAATCTTTGGGTTATTTCTGAAAGCACGACAGACTGATGGCTTGCCACTGAATTCACACCAGTAGGAAAAGCCTTGGCTTTTGCATTCAATTCTAAGTTTCATCTCCTCGTCATCGCCACTCGTGGTTATTGTGCAAACATCTTTGGTTTTAGTCCGAAATTTGATTTCTTCACCATTGCTTCTTTTCTTTGGCTTCAGCTTTTGTCCCACTCCTCCCATGCCACAGATCACAACtaggaaaaggagagcaaaacTCTTCATGGTGAGAGGAGGCAACCAAGATCCTTGAACAACACGACCCAGAGAAGTAAAAGCAGTGAGTAAATGGCTGCTCACAATTTAAAGTCTTGGTGCACAAAGAAGCCTCTTTCCAGCTAAACACGGGATGTAAGGGTTGGGCTTttttatgaaaataataaatcacACTTCAGTAGGCAAATGCCCATAATTTATAGCCTGAAGGAGTGTGAAATAACCTTGGGAGTGTGAAGTCCCAAGAAGGTAACAAGACAAGTCTTGTAAATGCAGCTAAAGCACAGAACAACAGTTGTATAACTGAGAAGCACATTCCTATGCAGGATGAACATGTCATATTTGATTTTTAACAGATATTTTCCATTCTCCAGCTGCTTTATAGCTATCTTCATGCTAGAGCTTGTAAGATGATATCAAAGTAAAAAAAGATAGAAGTACCAAAGCAATCTCTGCATCTGGATGATTATAAATGTCCTGGTAGTGTAAGTGTCCTGGTAAAAAAG contains:
- the FGFBP2 gene encoding fibroblast growth factor-binding protein 2, coding for MKSFALLFLVVICGMGGVGQKLKPKKRSNGEEIKFRTKTKDVCTITTSGDDEEMKLRIECKSQGFSYWCEFSGKPSVCRAFRNNPKIYWNQIAAELRKVPHACEPMEVLKTTMCQKAPPEALMRQIAAGMEPEEIANQGKSVHSIPMKEAGQNSDSAQRGQGSENETEAMKLAREHCWESLHGVCSYIIGILRG